CCAATACACCAGTACTTTTGCTGCAGCTTCACGAGACCTTCGTGGAGTTGGGCACCACGCTCGGCAGCTCGCTCACAGATGTTATCACGTTCAACAATCTCAAGGACCTTGTTCCCGACTGCTGCAGTTAAGGGGTCATTGAGATGGGTCGTGAGCCATAGGAAGCCAGCTTCCTTGCATCCTCTTTCGATTTCCACTGTAGTGCTGACAGACGCAAGAGGCAGGCCGCAACCCAGAGTTTTGGAGAGAGCGAGGATATCAGGTACGATCTCGTCGTACTCGAAGGCGAACATCTGGCCGGTTCGCCCGACACCAGTCTGGGCTTCGTCCATAATGATCAGGATATCACGCTTTCTGCATTCTTCGGCCATGCGCTTGAAGTAACCCTTGGGAGGGTCTAGGATACCACCTGTGGATAGAATCGGCTCCATGATGAATGCGGCGATGGAGCCGACGCTTTGGCGATCGATCATGGACCAGGCGAAGTCTATCTCCGTTTCCCAGTCGTAGGACCCGTCGGGCTTCCGGAATGGCGAGCGGTAGGCGTACGGTGCTGGGAAGGCGAGCTGTCCGGGCATAACGGGCCCTCCTCTCCGACGACCTGCTGAGTATGTGGCCGAGCCAGCGCCCTGGGTTAGACCGTGATAACTGGCGGCAAAGGCGATGATTTCGAATTTTCCAGTATGGCATTTGGCCATTTTGATGGCCGCCTCGGTGGACTCCGATCcggtgttgaggaagaaggattTCTCCAGCGGAGGTGGGAGGAAGCGGGCCAGACGTTCGGCGAGATCAACAACCGGGTGGGTGATCATGTTGCTCAATAGGTGATCGAGCTCGGCCACATAGTTCTGAACCACTTCGACAATCTCCGGGTGGGAGTGGCCAAGGAGGGAGCTCATCTGGCCCGATGTGAAGTCGAGAATTGATCGGCCATCTTGATTGTAGAGTCGAGTCCCCTTTGCCTTGGTGATTACAACGGGCGAGAACGGCACTCCGGTGCTCATAAGGTATTTATCGGCTTTGGCGAAGAACGCGGTGGCGTTATCGACGGAGCCCATTTTGATAGTTGGGAGAGGTTGGGGAGGGGCAGGAGAGGAAGTCAAGCAAGACAGAACAAGATTCGAGGTCGTCTTAAATATGCCGATGGAGGGTGGGCGTGTAAAGTGTTACTGTCCGCGGGCGGATGGCCGCGGCGAAATTGACGTGTAGTTCCAGCCTCGGTGACCATGGCTGTCCGATGGTTGTTCAATCAGGATCTGGATAGACTCATGTTGTCTGCTGGAAACATCCTATCTCAAGGCCTGGACCCACCACTTCGCCGCGGCCAACTTATCAACGATCTGCAGAGCTGGATAGTTCGCACGCCACAGCCTGCTCAATTGAATTAAAATGAACAAATcaatatatttagatagtCATAACATATATCTTGCATCTCGTTTGAAAACGGAGTCCTCCGAGGTTGTCAGATAAGAAACTCTGCTGGTGTCAGTTGGCCGCGGAATTCCCCGCACAGTACCGGTATGTATCCATATCTCTGGCCtccctccaactcccacTCCTGTTCCTCCATACCACAGTTATCAGTATGGAAGACCAGGCCAATTCCCAGCATGAAGGACGGCCGTACCGGTCTCACCTTCACCCAGCTTGTTTCTCATGCAGAAAGCGCAAGTCACGCTGCAAGACAAAAAGCCCGGCGGAGGTCTGCGTGATGTGCCAGGCCCACGGTACAGAGTGCATTTTCCCGCATCCGGATGACCCTCGACCACAGCGATCAAGTTGGCCGCGGAAGCAAGCATCCAATACGCGATCTTCTAGATTCATGCGAGGCAGAAATGATGTCTTGCATAGGCCAACCCAGTCGCAAAGTACGCGAACTGCGCAGCGGCCTATAGGCTCGCAGACACCTGCAGGTCTGGCTAGCCCTGCAGAACCGCCATCAGGTACAGCTGCAGGTTCATATATAtccggaggaagagcagaaggTTTTCCTCACCTCATAGGAATTGTTGCCGAAGCAGACGATGATAGCTCCCACATCGTTAGCCCAGCGGTCGCGGATGATAACGACATCCTGGAGAGCTATCTTTCCGCCACTCCCTCTGCTCAAACAAGATATTTGATTCGTACAAGCTCTAAATCAGATCGGCATTTGGGACCAGTGCGGTTCAATGCTGTACCCAGGCGGCCATTGGGTGTTGTCGCGAATCAATCTTTTGCTGCCTCTAAATGCGAGCTCATTGAAAAGTACATGGAGCCCGATATCGACGAGTACTTGAACCTGTGTGTATATCTCGGTCTACTTATAGCACATTATAGCATTCGCTAATGCGCTTTCAGATTCTTTCGCAAAGCCAATCCCTGTTTTCCACTTTTTGACGAGGCTTCCTTCCGGAGCTCATATTCCTCCCACAAAGGGAAAATCTCACCTACCCTTCTTTGTAACTTGTACGCCAACTCTCTTGTGTATTGGACGAGCTCTTCCAAACTATCTTCTGGCCGTACTCCAGACATACGCTATATTTGGAATCAAGCCAATGAGGCTCTCCATTCGGAGCTGTTTTTATCCCCTGGGATCTCCTCAATAATGGCTATACTCATTAACGTTTGTGGCAGACCCAGTACTTCAATGTTTGGCAATGGTGGGATGGTCGGTATGGCAGTTGCGCTGTCAAATGCTTTGGGTCTGAATCGAGATCCTTCTGGGTGGAACATATCGTCTCTGGAGAAAAGCCTCCGGATAAGAATATGGTGGCTAGTACTTATACATGACCGCTGGTAGGGTGCTTTTTGAATCGACCACGGCTCTTGCTAACATTAATCAGGTGTAGCTTGGCGTACGGAACACCTCTACAGGTGCACCGTGCACAGTACGACGTTCCCGTGCCTACTGTGGAAGATATCTGTCCAAATTCAGCGACATCGTCCGACAGGGCTGCTGCATCCGTCTTCGTTGCTCTATCAAGCCTGACTGATGTGCTAGCACGCTACTTGGAGCATGTATACAGCGTTTCAAGAGACTTTTCACAGTCCACGGAAACGTCTGAGATGGATCTGGAACATGTCCTTCGAGAATGGGAGGATTCTCTAAGCGATGATGTTCGGCACCTTGTGCTCCGCGGTGTCCATTTAGAAATACCTGGTGCTGCAAACTTTCGATTGGCATACCTGGCCGTCAAGCTGTTGCTCCGCCGCATTCAACTAAACATGAACAAGAGGTCATTGCAGGTCGAAGATGATATGGTATCTCCATTTTACATGCATGCTcaaagagcagcagaggaTATCGCCTATCTCGTGCAGGAACTAGATGAATCTCAGTTCCACGGGTTTTGGATCCCAGTCCACGCATTCTCATTGACATCGGCAACAATGTTTCTGCTTCGGAGCGGCCTGCGTATGAGGAATGAAAGTCGCAACACGCCCCTCAAAGTCGCCCGGGATATGGTCAATGCCCTTCAAGCCCACCGACAGAATTTTGATTGGGATCTTGCCGATAACTGCTTGACCAATTGCGGTGAATTAATTGACAGGATTGGCGTGACAGAGAGCAACAATAGTACTGTCGCCCCTGAATTTCCAGGAATTCCAGAGAACTTGGATATAGAGCCAGCTGTTCTAGAGGAGCTCTTCGGAATTACTGGTTTCTCGGAAGGGCTTGATATATGGTGAACAGGGACAGGTTCAAGGACCGCAATGAAAATTATGGCACTCTGTCCGTGTATCACTTGGCCATTTCCCGTGGTGTAGGACGATAAAGTTGAACTCAGATGCTCTGGTCCATGTTGaatggaagaggaaattTGATGGCCTAGCAACCGTTTCCAGTCTGCGCCTTCCGAGATACATCTTTGTCAAATGGACATCGGTCGCTCCTTCCCAGTTTAGACATTTGGCCAAACAAGTGGAACGTATGTCTGAGCATCAATGATTTGTGACTTTTCATCGCTCCAGAGCTCGATCGTTTACGCAGATCCACGCCTATACTCGTTTACTCCACAATAAAGTCATCTGCCACGGTGAGTAAAAACGAGCTCATATTGGAACAGTGAAAGTTGTTCGCCTAACGATATTAGATGCGTTACCTTCACCATGCTGTCGATTTCCTGTGGCTCGTTGCTGGCGCCGGAGCTTTGCGGCACACCAAGCTCTTCACCAGCTCACTTGCGTTCAGGAATCATCCTTTCCCAACAATTGCGGTCGAATGTCCCGAGCTCGGCCCATCGGGCACCTACATTGATAAGGACCACACTTCAGAGGGCGCCGGTCTTATCCCATCGCTAGCGTGGCCTGCTCCAATGGATGATACTGTGGAATACCTTCTTGTCAGCGAGGACCCGGATGCACCGATTCCCGAATCTATCATTCACGGGATATACTATCGAATTTCGCGCGAGAAGACTGGGGTCCAAAACCCcgattttaaaattaaaaacGATAGCTGGGAACCACATATGCTTCAAGGCGGCTTCAAGTATGGAAAGAACAGACACGACTCGGTTTATCTGCCGCCTACCCCATTCTTCGGTGCCGGTCCCCATCGCTATTTCTTCGAGCTCATTGCGTTGAACGATTCGATTGAGACGGATAATATGAGCACCTTGGCAAAGCCCGAAGAGATCCAAAAGCAGATCCTTGGAAAGGTTGCCGGCTGGGGTGAATGGGTTGGAGTGTACGAGTACCGTTGAGGTACTTTGTTGAAAACTTATGAATTACTTATCGATGTTTCAAACCATCTGTATACTGGCGCTGTTTCAAGCACTTTTGCCTTGTGTTGCTACCCAGGGCTATCTTTATTCAAATGGATTCGGAATTCCAAGTTATAATGGCTACCAGCATGTCTTTCAATAGCATTCAATTCATGGGGTTGTACATCGCCTTTTGTCCTAGGGGATGAGATCTTCAGGTCATATGCCGCCATCGAAAGTATGAAAATAAAACAAGACAGTGGGTAGAGACTAGGGAGTACTTATGCTGCTAGTCGAAGTGCTAGTGGAGTGGGGTATACGAATAGAGAAGCTACGTAGTGCACCAGCTTGTCTCACCCTTACAGCTAAACATAGAGCTCTTGGTCTTCATAGTGGAACTAGAAGTGAAGCACATTGTGTCATGACGTATAGTCTGCATGATAAACGGCGACTCTTCCCCAAGATATGTAAGATCGAGGGGCATTTCGGCCGTCAGACTCTAAATAAGAGTATTATGCAGGCTCTGGCCTTAAGTTAGTGATTTGAGTTGGATATCACATGGCAACGGCCAAAACGCATGTGGCTGATAGCGTCATGGCTATATTTTAAGCCAggcttcaatatcaaccCGTTCCATCCCAGGAAGAAATTATTCATCCAGAGATCTCCTTCGATCCACCGCTGGCTTGAAATTGAAGCTGTTCGAAATTGGCGTAGCAGCTATTTACGCTAGTCCAATAAGGGGTTAGCCCTTGCTAGCACGGAGAGTCGCAGCCAATAGTCTTGGGCAGCAGTACCAAGAATAAATCTGACCCATTTATAGTCATTCCAGATTTGGTAAGGCGTTGCCGGCCTAAATTCGGGTTCTTAACTGCCGATTTCCGAATCTTGAAGAGTAACTGGGGGAGAATTTCTGCTTCACTATTCAAGTTAATGACGTCGAAAGTCATTTTCATTATCAAATATCAatgttggaacttggattGCGGGACTGAGTCAGTCTCCGCAGGAGTCCCTGGCAAGCGAGGAACCATTGCGTGACCTATCCATGGAATTGATCGAGTTACTGCGTCATATCCCTGGAACACCAAAGTCAACTATTTTTGTAGAGCGGGGACAGCATTCAGAGTCTTGGAAGATCGCACTCGCAAGATCGGATGCCAGAGCTTGCCTGAGTTAGGAAGTCCGGGTGTTTGGAGTGCATCTCTCGTATTCAACTCTCGGCCTCCGCCACCGAGAGCCGCAATTGCGAGTGAAGTCGCCTGGTATGCTTCCAGAAGGATTCACTATACGAGCATGTGGGATGAAGAGACTGCTCCAGGGCTCCTCCATCAAATAGTCCAAGAAGATACAATTCCGACTGCAAATCAGATCATCGCATTAATGGTGCGTCTGACACAATTCCCAGCGAAGCTTGGGCGAGTGCACCGCCCAGTGCCCACCACACCAAAAGTTCGGTGCTGGGTCGCGCCACCAACCACCGCTCGGTGTCCACTTCGCTTCTGCCCTTTTTTTGGCTGCACTGCGCCGATGCGTTGGACGAACTATTTTAAATAGCTGAGCTTCGCTATTTCTTGCCCATTGACCTCTCTGGCATCTGTGTTTTGgcttttcctctcctctgCTCCTGTATCAGATCGCTGAAACCTGCTCAAGCGGTGGATTGCTATTGGCTGCTGTCGTTCCCTTTATTGTGAACTGGACTGGTAAGAAAAGTGGAGTCGTTTCTCAAGCAGAACCAACATCAGGCAAACGGTTTCTTGTTTTGGGCTCGGAAACCTTGATTATCAACCTTCTTCCTGGTCCTGTAGATTCTACTATTCGCCTTCCTCGACTCTCACCATTGACTCTTCCCATCCGCTGTTCAACAGCTGTCATCTCCGCCATCTCTCTACTTCCCCGGCAAGCCGATCACACTGAacatcatggccatcatgAACCgacttctccagctcctctgcgTCTCTCTCATTGCGTCATCCACAGTCGCAGCCCCGGCTCCCGAGAGGCCAAAGCTCGAGCGTGGCACTGTTTCTCGGGTTGAAGTCCGCGAATTCATTGAACACATCGACAGAGATGCCGTCCAGAGCCTCGTTGAGAAGCTTCGCACCGCCCGTGCGGACCTCAAGGACCGTGACTTCGCTTTGTCGAACGGCCTTAGTTTCGTCAAGAGGCAGGATGTCTCTCCTGGTGCAAGTGATACAGTGACCGACGGGCCAACCTCGACTGAGACTGAAACAACCGATCCTCCTAGCTCTACAACCGAGTCTGATACCAATACCGATACCAGCTCCCAAACAGACACCGAGCCTACCTcgtcagagccagagccgaCATCGACAGATACTCCCCCTACAACCACCTCAACCGACGAGCCAACGTCGTCCACTGATGAGCCTACCTCGGGCCCAACTAGCACCTCTGAGCCTACCTCCACAGACACACCTACCTCACCCACCTCATCCGACCCGACTTCTTCTACCTCCACCACTGAGCCAACCTCCACCGAAACATCCAGCACGATAGAGCCAACCTCTTCAGAGGAACCAACTACTACTACCGAgtccaccagcagcagcagcatttCCACATTCACCTCGACAGATGCCAATGGTGACCTCGTCACAGTCACCTCAACCGCCGTCGTGAACCCAACCCAGGGCCCTGACGACAACGGCACAGAAACAGGTCCCGAGCCAGGCCTACAGACAAATGgcgcctccgcctccggaTACGCCAGAGAGCTGTTCGTCATGATGGGCGGtgccgctgtcgctgttgccGTGATCTAAGCGTCGAATTGCCAAACCAACCTACAATTCCCACCCCGTTACCAGATTCTACGCACCTACATCACCCCACATTCCTTACGACTTGCAAGTTACGCCCCGCCGGAAccgctctcttcctcgatGCATATATCTTGTCTTCCAGCTATTAGCCATTCCTTTTGCATTACCGGCGTTGTTACCTCCTTCATCGCATACGTTatgtttctgtttctgctcTCGCAATTTAATGCCGTTACGCCGACCACATACAATCCTTTGCATTCTGTATAGATACTGCAGCGGTGCTTGTTATCTCGGTCCTTACTATGGACTTCTCAGATACTGATTCAATCGGCGTTTGTAAATTATTGCTTGTTTTATGAGCTTTCTTCCGGACAGGTTTCTTACCCTCCCTGCATTTATTGTACCTGTCTCTAGCTCTACATCTAGCGAGTGCATCTTCAAAATTTGCAGACTAAGGACTGCTCTATGGAATAGTTAAAAACCGGTCTATTAATCCTAGTCGCCTCTATTTTATCTGATGCAAATCCATAATAGTGAAAGTAGATAAACAGCGTCTTATGTTCGGGTATGTAAACGCAATAAAAAGTATGTAGTTATATGCTATTAATATCAACAAAACAAATCTTTCAAAAATGGGAGAAACAATAGCTAGTCATCACGgcatataatatataccCCAACCACTCAGGCAGGCCCAACAGTTGTATATacctctctccttctccctctccctctctcttttctcgCTTGCGCACTTATCACCCTTACTAACTTTCAACCCATCAATCCATCGACCAACCAAACAAGCCGCAAACTCAAACCCTCCCCTTCCACCTCTCCTCCTGGGTATAATACCTCACAATACTCTCCCAAGCAGGTACATCGCCATCACGCAACAACGCCGCAACATCCACATTCAGCGGCGAGTCAGGCCTCGGGTCCGTGAGGAGCTGGTGGACCGCGGTTAAGGTAGTCGAGAGCGTGTAAACGGGGCTCCAGTGCTCGGTCGTCAGCAGCGTGAGGCAGATTTCGCCGGTCGTGAAGGAGATATTCGGGTGTGAGATTCGCGTCGTGAAGCGGATTGTGGGAGGGGCGAGGGGGTAGTTCTGTGGGATTTGGATCGAGAGGGACCAGAGGCCGTCTGTTTTAAGAGTGGGGTTgttagttggttggtttagtttgagggaggggaggggggggGGGCGCGTTGTGGTTTGAGCGCGGAGTAGCAAGGGGAGAGATAAGGTGACAGGACGGACCTTCGTAGGGTGTTCCTTTTACGCCTTTGAGGACTGCCTCCCAATTGAAGAGGTCGTCTTCGTCTATTGGGccgaggtggaggagggcttcGTTGGGGGAGTTGGTGTAGTCTTTCAGTTCGCGCAGTAGGCGCTGGGTTGTTGACGCTGCCGGCATGGTTCGGATTTctggggattgggatgcCGTGGTCGATCAGGAGAGATCGAAGATCTATCGAGGTGCAAATCAGAGAGGGATGGGGTTGTGGTTAGTCGAGTGGCTGGGCGCGGACTGGAAATGCGGTAGAAATAAAGAGGCGTTGAGAAGCCCATCGGCCTGAAGCGGCACGGCCGAGGCTTAAAGCGCGGTGGGTCCTCTCTCCAGACGAGCTCCCACGGTCGGGGCCGAACCATGTGTAAGTCGGGATTCTTCATTCGCCCCTGTAAATTTTCGTCGATCTTTAATTATCATTCTACTTCAGTTCATGTGAATCTGCCTGTTTAGTGCTACCATTGATATATTCAGGCCTTCACTGGAACTATGCGTACATCACGCGCCTCCAAGGAAACGGCAAAGGTTCTGCAGGCCTTGTCGCCTCCTTCGCGTCGCCAAACGCGCAGCACGTCCCGTTCAGGCTTGCTCAGGGGATTCGCGTATAACGGAAAATCGAACGGAGCAAATCCGGTCAAGAATGAAGATGACAGCTCTTCTCTCTCATCAGTTGATACTGTCGACATTGAAGATATCTTGGAACCGCCAACTAAACGACGCAAAACGAAAGCAAATACTGCTGCCAAGGAAACTACAGACGCGTCGTCTTTAACGCCTGATAACGTGGAAAAGCGCATCAAGAGTGAAAGTGTGCCTCCCAAAGCGCGCCGAGCTCCTGCTCGGAAAATCAAGAGTGAGGATGGTTCTATCGCCGTGGAGCCTCCATCTAATTGGGAATCAATATACTCAGCCGTCAAGAAGATGCGCGAAGAGAACCCGACGGCGCCTGTGGACACGATGGGCTGTGCAGAGCTATACTGGCGTGCGTCCTCTCCGCGAGATCGGCGTTTTCAGACCTTGATTGCACTGATGCTGTCCTCCCAAACCAAGGACACAGTCACCGCAGTGGCGATGCAGCGACTACACACCGAGCTGGGTGAAAATGATGGCCAAGCTATCAAACAGGAAACAGGGGAGGGCAGCGATTCAGCATCTCAATCCCTTCAAGATAGCACGTTGAACTTGCAGAATGTATTAGCTGTCTCCCCGGAGCGGCTCAATTCGCTCATTGGTGCTGTAGGGTTtcacaacaacaaaaccaaaTATATCAAGAAGACAGCCGAGATCATTCGTGATCAATATGATTCCGAGAT
This is a stretch of genomic DNA from Aspergillus puulaauensis MK2 DNA, chromosome 8, nearly complete sequence. It encodes these proteins:
- a CDS encoding aspartate aminotransferase family protein (COG:E;~EggNog:ENOG410PHSD;~InterPro:IPR005814,IPR015424,IPR015421,IPR015422;~PFAM:PF00202;~go_function: GO:0003824 - catalytic activity [Evidence IEA];~go_function: GO:0008483 - transaminase activity [Evidence IEA];~go_function: GO:0030170 - pyridoxal phosphate binding [Evidence IEA]), which encodes MGSVDNATAFFAKADKYLMSTGVPFSPVVITKAKGTRLYNQDGRSILDFTSGQMSSLLGHSHPEIVEVVQNYVAELDHLLSNMITHPVVDLAERLARFLPPPLEKSFFLNTGSESTEAAIKMAKCHTGKFEIIAFAASYHGLTQGAGSATYSAGRRRGGPVMPGQLAFPAPYAYRSPFRKPDGSYDWETEIDFAWSMIDRQSVGSIAAFIMEPILSTGGILDPPKGYFKRMAEECRKRDILIIMDEAQTGVGRTGQMFAFEYDEIVPDILALSKTLGCGLPLASVSTTVEIERGCKEAGFLWLTTHLNDPLTAAVGNKVLEIVERDNICERAAERGAQLHEGLVKLQQKYWCIGDIRGRGLLQGIEIISDPETRAPGSDLGQAVSDQAMARGLSCNVVNLPGMGGVFRLAPPVTVTADEIAEGLQILDECFGYVLKTRSA
- a CDS encoding uncharacterized protein (COG:S;~EggNog:ENOG410PFV0;~InterPro:IPR036864,IPR007219,IPR001138;~PFAM:PF00172,PF04082;~TransMembrane:1 (o548-565i);~go_function: GO:0000981 - DNA-binding transcription factor activity, RNA polymerase II-specific [Evidence IEA];~go_function: GO:0003677 - DNA binding [Evidence IEA];~go_function: GO:0008270 - zinc ion binding [Evidence IEA];~go_process: GO:0006351 - transcription, DNA-templated [Evidence IEA];~go_process: GO:0006355 - regulation of transcription, DNA-templated [Evidence IEA]), which produces MEDQANSQHEGRPYRSHLHPACFSCRKRKSRCKTKSPAEVCVMCQAHGTECIFPHPDDPRPQRSSWPRKQASNTRSSRFMRGRNDVLHRPTQSQSTRTAQRPIGSQTPAGLASPAEPPSGTAAGSYISGGRAEGFPHLIGIVAEADDDSSHIVSPAVADDNDILESYLSATPSAQTRYLIRTSSKSDRHLGPVRFNAVPRRPLGVVANQSFAASKCELIEKYMEPDIDEYLNLFFRKANPCFPLFDEASFRSSYSSHKGKISPTLLCNLYANSLVYWTSSSKLSSGRTPDIRYIWNQANEALHSELFLSPGISSIMAILINVCGRPSTSMFGNGGMVGMAVALSNALGLNRDPSGWNISSLEKSLRIRIWWLVLIHDRWCSLAYGTPLQVHRAQYDVPVPTVEDICPNSATSSDRAAASVFVALSSLTDVLARYLEHVYSVSRDFSQSTETSEMDLEHVLREWEDSLSDDVRHLVLRGVHLEIPGAANFRLAYLAVKLLLRRIQLNMNKRSLQVEDDMVSPFYMHAQRAAEDIAYLVQELDESQFHGFWIPVHAFSLTSATMFLLRSGLRMRNESRNTPLKVARDMVNALQAHRQNFDWDLADNCLTNCGELIDRIGVTESNNSTVAPEFPGIPENLDIEPAVLEELFGITGFSEGLDIW
- a CDS encoding YbhB/YbcL family Raf kinase inhibitor-like protein (COG:S;~EggNog:ENOG410Q27A;~InterPro:IPR005247,IPR036610,IPR008914;~PFAM:PF01161;~SECRETED:SignalP(1-19)); translated protein: MRYLHHAVDFLWLVAGAGALRHTKLFTSSLAFRNHPFPTIAVECPELGPSGTYIDKDHTSEGAGLIPSLAWPAPMDDTVEYLLVSEDPDAPIPESIIHGIYYRISREKTGVQNPDFKIKNDSWEPHMLQGGFKYGKNRHDSVYLPPTPFFGAGPHRYFFELIALNDSIETDNMSTLAKPEEIQKQILGKVAGWGEWVGVYEYR
- a CDS encoding putative GPI anchored cell wall protein (Dan4) (COG:S;~EggNog:ENOG410Q0JU;~SECRETED:SignalP(1-22)) → MAIMNRLLQLLCVSLIASSTVAAPAPERPKLERGTVSRVEVREFIEHIDRDAVQSLVEKLRTARADLKDRDFALSNGLSFVKRQDVSPGASDTVTDGPTSTETETTDPPSSTTESDTNTDTSSQTDTEPTSSEPEPTSTDTPPTTTSTDEPTSSTDEPTSGPTSTSEPTSTDTPTSPTSSDPTSSTSTTEPTSTETSSTIEPTSSEEPTTTTESTSSSSISTFTSTDANGDLVTVTSTAVVNPTQGPDDNGTETGPEPGLQTNGASASGYARELFVMMGGAAVAVAVI
- the pex4 gene encoding putative ubiquitin conjugating enzyme (UbcJ) (COG:O;~EggNog:ENOG410PQC3;~InterPro:IPR016135,IPR023313,IPR000608;~PFAM:PF00179), with amino-acid sequence MPAASTTQRLLRELKDYTNSPNEALLHLGPIDEDDLFNWEAVLKGVKGTPYEDGLWSLSIQIPQNYPLAPPTIRFTTRISHPNISFTTGEICLTLLTTEHWSPVYTLSTTLTAVHQLLTDPRPDSPLNVDVAALLRDGDVPAWESIVRYYTQEERWKGRV
- the NTG2 gene encoding endonuclease III domain-containing protein (BUSCO:EOG09263R4M;~COG:L;~EggNog:ENOG410PIPF;~InterPro:IPR003265,IPR000445,IPR004036,IPR023170, IPR011257,IPR030841;~PFAM:PF00730,PF00633;~go_component: GO:0005634 - nucleus [Evidence IEA];~go_function: GO:0003677 - DNA binding [Evidence IEA];~go_function: GO:0003824 - catalytic activity [Evidence IEA];~go_function: GO:0003906 - DNA-(apurinic or apyrimidinic site) endonuclease activity [Evidence IEA];~go_function: GO:0019104 - DNA N-glycosylase activity [Evidence IEA];~go_process: GO:0006281 - DNA repair [Evidence IEA];~go_process: GO:0006284 - base-excision repair [Evidence IEA];~go_process: GO:0006285 - base-excision repair, AP site formation [Evidence IEA]) produces the protein MRTSRASKETAKVLQALSPPSRRQTRSTSRSGLLRGFAYNGKSNGANPVKNEDDSSSLSSVDTVDIEDILEPPTKRRKTKANTAAKETTDASSLTPDNVEKRIKSESVPPKARRAPARKIKSEDGSIAVEPPSNWESIYSAVKKMREENPTAPVDTMGCAELYWRASSPRDRRFQTLIALMLSSQTKDTVTAVAMQRLHTELGENDGQAIKQETGEGSDSASQSLQDSTLNLQNVLAVSPERLNSLIGAVGFHNNKTKYIKKTAEIIRDQYDSEIPSTPAELMKLPGVGPKMAYLCMSAAWGKHEGIGVDVHVHRITNLWGWHKTKTPEETRMSLESWLPKDKWHEINKLLVGLGQTVCLPVGRRCGDCDLAGTKLCKSEIKGMAPKYGSRVVPKKEENSAESFSLADEPKVKVEGE